In one Carassius carassius chromosome 14, fCarCar2.1, whole genome shotgun sequence genomic region, the following are encoded:
- the LOC132157498 gene encoding uncharacterized protein LOC132157498 isoform X1: MASWCAKRVCANERFIIRRDADRWRSELIHGVGLDNILEVFLETQIVEDLRLLKDCKPASVSNWSFDENCLFCCLRREKVKEHVVALNKQIVESGGKPLLGKDPSNISRLEWQSEEFLNAVLHRKEYTPRIPDPHIPVVACGFLQKMINELASYYTSRNNCSQDFLQNNEKKDQNLLKTSCITSSTAVKIDSVASVQKKLIMVDQDAPLDLSLRKIKVEDIEQDEVLDLSTKNLNKGHTSLRNTHVSPATHLVKRDSIDLSLAQVKDLQSVNTLEQFMSKLCLHHQRQIVDALDFLQSEVKTVSASNHCEAPTPDLSEKQASTSCSYASHETSSEIQQSERTCSVDAAASITKTQESSVVTNSQKPTAEVLKADVSSIARVMTEKQVDLGKMDVLSSSCGTGLECGNVSSATKLFVMTKTTTDNLGAKKVLCSSIKQIPSSNSVKKCLCSAEQCLPTCTAASDHADLLKCTQKCFAHNEDAVVKPSTIQKTSNVVVPISPRTARKSRKGSCLIQRNGSLSCLVNDPDSHCDLVYIRKSITECQPQSHNRLHPRQNARKSTRGHKYVEEYLELKTVRTLAGKSIVNSSGNCPTRMPDVHTSVTLKQVLSKSGSVPLVTTPFAGDCMKNVSKIVPKLPSEDVVENEMPGDVVKVTNLGLMVETSQTGKIKSNAQKFNELSGNQSELTMQPDLISEKHMDPVEESTETTELTVQKDTSDFQIGSVPEEVVCGTERKVECEDKSLEPSLINVSPDMVQEFWTDEADIEPRNEREIKKNMEVETAADVQEQGEASEIKANTEDRGSQEQVIHDKANSSELPVRNQGDSAVSSLTEVSAVPLIKCKEKEEDLHTSEVLNAKHAVPSDRCLRSRNKGSVDVMKDSMNCGATELVDHANNKRPKAHSTETNVHTEQEPDLKAVEILETAPEVPAAAPYNSLDVDHVVKSRPKSSTANAVGRDEHQSPGIKMNNDLPSVLSPEVLPETVSTTSTPESGKHDKLNNQASESMEKMPLRNKSSPIELSVSGPCSPIKKSPPSSENLILRSRNNTEEPLSSKSISLIERHSEKQGQMPLRNSSSLSEQAANRDFCTSSETVTHMPLRSRTVNSIKPTVTKDSPVKSFISDPPGSSPSSTSCRKTEANGHMPLRSSASLIPEQPRNNTSTVIDGSESPGRMSLRRGNVANTENTCGSTTTPSRSKHSLRQPRVSASSSGEAEESPLSSKLKIQKQKHVVSQIRGSLKLPDESFRIASLQTTEPVVCSPPKFLEALRGEEHQQLISNLNSKFDKMHKSWVPMDKEGQPAPKPKSKADRLKEIWKSKRRVRKTRPLEQQKLSPVQMLFMKPFDLSSICRWFLQSTETKSLVIVKKVNTRLPSETQLCFHSSAAGAGSSHGIFPSLQAERLKKHLKKFAIASPVKNTPKNQRLLAKALGQGISVMRSKVKHEQTTATRICTKAQSLAGVTPAQTPESLASTAGSAKNPASARILRKYSNMREKLQVQQNKKCKEKTFKGARLKASITPKKANQQKLPTCKGSKSVVVQRISSLTKKAKTNSALKQRALKRNQCHKNGASPKRSQALTRMEKPISENASKNTSSKKQTLIKTGTDKAQQTKASLTKVDAKKPEFQKGPNNLESQSLDVDVKPLMLEDQVLTRSQRKMEGTPSQTASPKSSTKRGLESLVTPTKRTRTSKP, encoded by the exons GTCTTGACAATATCTTGGAAGTGTTTCTTGAAACACAAATTGTGGAGGATCTCAGGCTTTTAAAAG ATTGTAAGCCTGCAAGTGTGTCAAATTGGTCATTTGATGAAAATTGTCTTTTCTGCTGCTTAAGACGGGAAAAAGtgaag GAACATGTAGTTGCACTCAACAAACAAATTGTGGAAAGTGGAGGAAAACCTTTACTAGGTAAAGATCCTTCTAATATCAGCAGACTTGAGTGGCAGTCAGAGGAATTCCTGAATGCAGTGTTACACCGGAAAG AATACACGCCAAGAATTCCAGATCCACACATCCCTGTGGTGGCTTGTGGTTTCTTGCAGAAGATGATCAATGAGTTGGCTTCATATTATACCTCAAGAAACAACTGCTCTCAGGACTTCCTTCAGAACAATGAAAAAAAGGACCAAAACCTTCTGAAAACTAGCTGTATCACTTCATCCACTGCTGTCAAAATAGACTCTGTTGCTTCTGTTCAGAAAAAGCTCATCATGGTGGACCAAGATGCACCGCTGGACCTTTCTCTGAGAAAGATCAAAGTAGAGGACATTGAGCAAG ATGAAGTTCTTGATCTTTCGACTAAGAATTTGAACAAAGGCCATACATCTTTAAGGAATACTCATGTCAGCCCAGCTACGCATTTGGTCAAAAG GGACTCCATCGACCTGAGTCTTGCTCAAGTAAAAGATCTACAGTCTGTGAATACTTTGGAACAGTTCATGTCAAAGCTGTGTTTGCACCACCAGCGCCAAATAGTAGATGCATTAGACTTCTTACAAAGCGAAGTCAAGACTGTGTCTGCTTCCAACCATTGCGAAGCACCCACTCCAGATTTGTCTGAGAAGCAGGCATCAACCAGCTGCAGTTATGCATCACATGAAACCAGCTCTGAGATTCAGCAGTCTGAGAGAACATGCTCTGTGGATGCTGCTGCAAGCATTACTAAGACTCAAGAGTCATCTGTTGTCACAAACAGTCAAAAGCCTACTGCAGAGGTGTTAAAGGCTGATGTTTCCAGTATTGCACGGGTAATGACTGAAAAACAAGTAGACCTTGGCAAAATGGACGTTTTGTCATCATCTTGTGGAACAGGTCTTGAGTGTGGAAATGTAAGTTCTGCAACAAAATTGTTTGTCATGACAAAGACTACTACTGATAATCTGGGTGCAAAAAAAGTGTTATGTTCAAGCATTAAGCAAATTCCAAGTAGCAATTCTGTAAAGAAGTGTCTATGTAGTGCGGAACAATGCTTGCCAACTTGTACTGCGGCGTCTGATCATGCAGATTTGTTGAAATGCACACAGAAGTGCTTTGCACATAATGAAGATGCTGTTGTAAAACCCTCCACAATTCAGAAGACATCAAATGTTGTTGTACCAATTTCTCCAAGAACAGCCAGGAAAAGCAGAAAAGGTTCTTGCCTTATACAAAGGAATGGTTCTTTAAGTTGTCTGGTAAATGATCCGGATAGCCATTGTGACCTAGTTTATATTAGAAAATCAATTACAGAATGTCAACCTCAATCTCATAATCGACTGCATCCACGACAGAATGCCCGAAAAAGCACAAGGGGGCACAAATATGTGGAGGAGTACTTGGAACTAAAAACAGTCCGTACCTTAGCTGGTAAATCGATAGTCAATTCTAGTGGTAATTGTCCAACTCGTATGCCAGATGTGCACACCTCAGTGACTCTGAAGCAGGTCCTTTCTAAGTCTGGCAGTGTACCTCTAGTAACCACACCTTTTGCAGGGGATTGCatgaaaaatgtttcaaaaattgTTCCAAAATTACCATCGGAGGATGTAGTGGAGAATGAAATGCCAGGAGATGTCGTAAAAGTAACAAATCTGGGTCTGATGGTTGAAACCAGTCAGACGGgtaaaattaaaagtaatgcCCAAAAATTCAATGAACTGTCAGGTAATCAGAGTGAATTAACCATGCAACCAGATTTGATCTCAGAGAAACACATGGACCCGGTAGAAGAAAGCACAGAAACAACAGAACTCACTGTACAGAAAGACACATCTGACTTCCAAATTGGGTCTGTGCCAGAAGAGGTGGTATGTGGTACAGAAAGAAAGGTTGAGTGTGAGGATAAATCATTGGAGCCATCACTGATCAATGTGTCCCCTGACATGGTTCAAGAGTTCTGGACTGATGAAGCTGACATAGAACCGAGAAACGaaagggaaataaaaaaaaacatggaagtaGAGACTGCAGCAGATGTACAGGAACAAGGCGAGGCATCAGAAATAAAGGCAAACACTGAGGATAGAGGTTCTCAGGAACAAGTTATACATGACAAAGCAAACTCTTCCGAACTACCAGTGAGGAATCAAGGGGACTCAGCGGTGTCCAGCCTGACTGAAGTCTCTGCTGTACCACttataaaatgtaaagaaaaggaAGAGGATCTGCATACTTCAGAAGTTTTGAATGCAAAACATGCAGTGCCCTCAGACAGATGCTTGCGTAGTAGAAATAAAGGCAGCGTTGACGTAATGAAAGACTCTATGAATTGTGGTGCTACTGAACTTGTTGATCATGCCAATAATAAAAGGCCAAAGGCTCATTCTACTGAAACAAATGTGCATACTGAGCAGGAGCCTGATTTGAAAGCTGTAGAGATTCTTGAAACGGCACCGGAGGTCCCAGCTGCTGCACCTTATAATAGTCTGGATGTGGATCATGTGGTCAAATCAAGACCAAAATCTAGTACCGCAAACGCTGTTGGGAGAGATGAGCATCAAAGTCCAGGCATCAAAATGAATAATGATTTGCCAAGTGTTTTGTCACCTGAGGTTCTTCCAGAGACTGTAAGCACCACTTCCACCCCAGAGAGTGGAAAGCATGACAAACTGAACAATCAAGCCTCTGAAAGCATGGAAAAAATGCCACTTAGAAACAAAAGTAGTCCCATTGAGCTGTCTGTCAGTGGACCCTGTTCACCCATCAAAAAGTCCCCACCAAGCTCTGAAAATTTGATTTTGAGAAGCAGAAATAACACTGAAGAACCTTTAAGTAGCAAGTCAATCAGTCTGATAGAACGCCATTCAGAGAAGCAAGGACAGATGCCTTTAAGAAATAGCAGCTCTCTTAGTGAGCAGGCAGCTAACCGAGATTTCTGTACATCTTCCGAGACTGTTACACATATGCCTCTACGAAGCAGAACTGTTAACTCAATTAAACCGACTGTTACTAAAGATTCTCCTGTTAAAAGTTTCATCAGTGATCCACCTGGCAGTTCGCCCTCCAGTACTTCCTGTAGAAAAACCGAGGCCAATGGGCACATGCCCTTAAGAAGCAGTGCCAGTTTAATTCCAGAACAACCCCGTAACAATACATCTACTGTGATAGATGGATCAGAAAGCCCTGGACGCATGTCGTTGAGAAGAGGGAATGTAGCTAATACTGAAAATACCTGTGGCTCAACAACAACCCCTAGTAGAAGTAAACATTCTCTGAGACAACCAAGGGTTTCAGCATCCTCGAGTGGGGAAGCTGAAGAGAGCCCCTTGAGTTCAAAACTTAAAATCCAAAAGCAGAAGCATGTGGTGTCCCAAATAAGAGGCTCACTGAAATTGCCAGATGAATCCTTCCGTATAGCTAGTCTTCAGACAACCGAACCTGTTGTCTGCAGTCCCCCAAAATTTTTGGAGGCACTAAGGGGGGAAGAACACCAGCAGTTGATTTCAAACTTAAATTCAAAGTTTGATAAAATGCACAAAAGTTGGGTTCCAATGGACAAGGAGGGCCAGCCTGCACCAAAACCCAAAAGCAAGGCAGATAGGCTCAAAGAAATCTGGAAAAGCAAACGCAGAGTACGAAAGACAAGGCCATTGGAACAACAAAAGTTATCCCCTGTGCAAATGCTATTCATGAAGCCCTTTGACTTGTCCAGTATCTGCAGGTGGTTCCTGCAGTCAACTGAAACCAAATCGCTTGTAATCGTTAAGAAGGTCAACACCAGACTTCCTTCTGAAACACAGTTGTGCTTTCACTCTTCGGCAGCAGGAGCGGGTTCCTCTCATGGGATATTTCCGAGCCTCCAGGCCGAACGGTTGAAGAAGCACCTGAAAAAGTTTGCTATTGCATCACCGGTGAAGAACACCCCCAAGAATCAAAGGCTACTTGCTAAAGCTTTAGGTCAGGGTATTTCTGTGATGAGGAGCAAAGTAAAGCACGAACAGACAACTGCCACACGAATCTGTACAAAGGCACAGAGTCTTGCTGGAGTGACACCGGCACAGACTCCCGAGAGCCTGGCCTCGACCGCAGGCAGTGCGAAAAATCCAGCCAGTGCTAGAATTCTTCGGAAATATTCCAACATGCGTGAGAAGCTTCAGGTTCAGCAAAACAAGAAATGCAAAGAGAAAACTTTCAAAGGTGCTCGTTTAAAGGCATCAATAACTCCAAAGAAAGCCAACCAACAAAAACTGCCGACATGTAAAGGGTCAAAGTCTGTGGTTGTTCAGAGGATCTCATCTCTGACCAAGAAGGCAAAAACAAACTCTGCCCTCAAACAACGAGCTTTGAAAAGGAACCAGTGTCATAAAAACGGTGCTTCTCCAAAGAGGTCGCAGGCACTTACAAGAATGGAGAAACCCATCAGTGAAAATGCCTCAAAAAACACCTCGAGTAAAAAACAGACACTGATCAAAACTGGAACTGATAAAGCACAGCAAACAAAAGCAAGTCTGACTAAAGTTGACGCAAAGAAACCAGAGTTTCAGAAAGGCCCTAATAATTTAGAATCGCAATCTTTGGATGTGGACGTTAAACCTCTGATGTTGGAAGACCAAGTGTTAACTAGGTCACAAAGAAAGATGGAAGGCACCCCTTCACAGACTGCCTCTCCCAAATCCTCCACAAAGCGAGGTTTGGAATCACTGGTCACTCCCACAAAACGTACTCGGACCTCAAAACCATGA
- the LOC132157498 gene encoding uncharacterized protein LOC132157498 isoform X2: MINELASYYTSRNNCSQDFLQNNEKKDQNLLKTSCITSSTAVKIDSVASVQKKLIMVDQDAPLDLSLRKIKVEDIEQDEVLDLSTKNLNKGHTSLRNTHVSPATHLVKRDSIDLSLAQVKDLQSVNTLEQFMSKLCLHHQRQIVDALDFLQSEVKTVSASNHCEAPTPDLSEKQASTSCSYASHETSSEIQQSERTCSVDAAASITKTQESSVVTNSQKPTAEVLKADVSSIARVMTEKQVDLGKMDVLSSSCGTGLECGNVSSATKLFVMTKTTTDNLGAKKVLCSSIKQIPSSNSVKKCLCSAEQCLPTCTAASDHADLLKCTQKCFAHNEDAVVKPSTIQKTSNVVVPISPRTARKSRKGSCLIQRNGSLSCLVNDPDSHCDLVYIRKSITECQPQSHNRLHPRQNARKSTRGHKYVEEYLELKTVRTLAGKSIVNSSGNCPTRMPDVHTSVTLKQVLSKSGSVPLVTTPFAGDCMKNVSKIVPKLPSEDVVENEMPGDVVKVTNLGLMVETSQTGKIKSNAQKFNELSGNQSELTMQPDLISEKHMDPVEESTETTELTVQKDTSDFQIGSVPEEVVCGTERKVECEDKSLEPSLINVSPDMVQEFWTDEADIEPRNEREIKKNMEVETAADVQEQGEASEIKANTEDRGSQEQVIHDKANSSELPVRNQGDSAVSSLTEVSAVPLIKCKEKEEDLHTSEVLNAKHAVPSDRCLRSRNKGSVDVMKDSMNCGATELVDHANNKRPKAHSTETNVHTEQEPDLKAVEILETAPEVPAAAPYNSLDVDHVVKSRPKSSTANAVGRDEHQSPGIKMNNDLPSVLSPEVLPETVSTTSTPESGKHDKLNNQASESMEKMPLRNKSSPIELSVSGPCSPIKKSPPSSENLILRSRNNTEEPLSSKSISLIERHSEKQGQMPLRNSSSLSEQAANRDFCTSSETVTHMPLRSRTVNSIKPTVTKDSPVKSFISDPPGSSPSSTSCRKTEANGHMPLRSSASLIPEQPRNNTSTVIDGSESPGRMSLRRGNVANTENTCGSTTTPSRSKHSLRQPRVSASSSGEAEESPLSSKLKIQKQKHVVSQIRGSLKLPDESFRIASLQTTEPVVCSPPKFLEALRGEEHQQLISNLNSKFDKMHKSWVPMDKEGQPAPKPKSKADRLKEIWKSKRRVRKTRPLEQQKLSPVQMLFMKPFDLSSICRWFLQSTETKSLVIVKKVNTRLPSETQLCFHSSAAGAGSSHGIFPSLQAERLKKHLKKFAIASPVKNTPKNQRLLAKALGQGISVMRSKVKHEQTTATRICTKAQSLAGVTPAQTPESLASTAGSAKNPASARILRKYSNMREKLQVQQNKKCKEKTFKGARLKASITPKKANQQKLPTCKGSKSVVVQRISSLTKKAKTNSALKQRALKRNQCHKNGASPKRSQALTRMEKPISENASKNTSSKKQTLIKTGTDKAQQTKASLTKVDAKKPEFQKGPNNLESQSLDVDVKPLMLEDQVLTRSQRKMEGTPSQTASPKSSTKRGLESLVTPTKRTRTSKP; encoded by the exons ATGATCAATGAGTTGGCTTCATATTATACCTCAAGAAACAACTGCTCTCAGGACTTCCTTCAGAACAATGAAAAAAAGGACCAAAACCTTCTGAAAACTAGCTGTATCACTTCATCCACTGCTGTCAAAATAGACTCTGTTGCTTCTGTTCAGAAAAAGCTCATCATGGTGGACCAAGATGCACCGCTGGACCTTTCTCTGAGAAAGATCAAAGTAGAGGACATTGAGCAAG ATGAAGTTCTTGATCTTTCGACTAAGAATTTGAACAAAGGCCATACATCTTTAAGGAATACTCATGTCAGCCCAGCTACGCATTTGGTCAAAAG GGACTCCATCGACCTGAGTCTTGCTCAAGTAAAAGATCTACAGTCTGTGAATACTTTGGAACAGTTCATGTCAAAGCTGTGTTTGCACCACCAGCGCCAAATAGTAGATGCATTAGACTTCTTACAAAGCGAAGTCAAGACTGTGTCTGCTTCCAACCATTGCGAAGCACCCACTCCAGATTTGTCTGAGAAGCAGGCATCAACCAGCTGCAGTTATGCATCACATGAAACCAGCTCTGAGATTCAGCAGTCTGAGAGAACATGCTCTGTGGATGCTGCTGCAAGCATTACTAAGACTCAAGAGTCATCTGTTGTCACAAACAGTCAAAAGCCTACTGCAGAGGTGTTAAAGGCTGATGTTTCCAGTATTGCACGGGTAATGACTGAAAAACAAGTAGACCTTGGCAAAATGGACGTTTTGTCATCATCTTGTGGAACAGGTCTTGAGTGTGGAAATGTAAGTTCTGCAACAAAATTGTTTGTCATGACAAAGACTACTACTGATAATCTGGGTGCAAAAAAAGTGTTATGTTCAAGCATTAAGCAAATTCCAAGTAGCAATTCTGTAAAGAAGTGTCTATGTAGTGCGGAACAATGCTTGCCAACTTGTACTGCGGCGTCTGATCATGCAGATTTGTTGAAATGCACACAGAAGTGCTTTGCACATAATGAAGATGCTGTTGTAAAACCCTCCACAATTCAGAAGACATCAAATGTTGTTGTACCAATTTCTCCAAGAACAGCCAGGAAAAGCAGAAAAGGTTCTTGCCTTATACAAAGGAATGGTTCTTTAAGTTGTCTGGTAAATGATCCGGATAGCCATTGTGACCTAGTTTATATTAGAAAATCAATTACAGAATGTCAACCTCAATCTCATAATCGACTGCATCCACGACAGAATGCCCGAAAAAGCACAAGGGGGCACAAATATGTGGAGGAGTACTTGGAACTAAAAACAGTCCGTACCTTAGCTGGTAAATCGATAGTCAATTCTAGTGGTAATTGTCCAACTCGTATGCCAGATGTGCACACCTCAGTGACTCTGAAGCAGGTCCTTTCTAAGTCTGGCAGTGTACCTCTAGTAACCACACCTTTTGCAGGGGATTGCatgaaaaatgtttcaaaaattgTTCCAAAATTACCATCGGAGGATGTAGTGGAGAATGAAATGCCAGGAGATGTCGTAAAAGTAACAAATCTGGGTCTGATGGTTGAAACCAGTCAGACGGgtaaaattaaaagtaatgcCCAAAAATTCAATGAACTGTCAGGTAATCAGAGTGAATTAACCATGCAACCAGATTTGATCTCAGAGAAACACATGGACCCGGTAGAAGAAAGCACAGAAACAACAGAACTCACTGTACAGAAAGACACATCTGACTTCCAAATTGGGTCTGTGCCAGAAGAGGTGGTATGTGGTACAGAAAGAAAGGTTGAGTGTGAGGATAAATCATTGGAGCCATCACTGATCAATGTGTCCCCTGACATGGTTCAAGAGTTCTGGACTGATGAAGCTGACATAGAACCGAGAAACGaaagggaaataaaaaaaaacatggaagtaGAGACTGCAGCAGATGTACAGGAACAAGGCGAGGCATCAGAAATAAAGGCAAACACTGAGGATAGAGGTTCTCAGGAACAAGTTATACATGACAAAGCAAACTCTTCCGAACTACCAGTGAGGAATCAAGGGGACTCAGCGGTGTCCAGCCTGACTGAAGTCTCTGCTGTACCACttataaaatgtaaagaaaaggaAGAGGATCTGCATACTTCAGAAGTTTTGAATGCAAAACATGCAGTGCCCTCAGACAGATGCTTGCGTAGTAGAAATAAAGGCAGCGTTGACGTAATGAAAGACTCTATGAATTGTGGTGCTACTGAACTTGTTGATCATGCCAATAATAAAAGGCCAAAGGCTCATTCTACTGAAACAAATGTGCATACTGAGCAGGAGCCTGATTTGAAAGCTGTAGAGATTCTTGAAACGGCACCGGAGGTCCCAGCTGCTGCACCTTATAATAGTCTGGATGTGGATCATGTGGTCAAATCAAGACCAAAATCTAGTACCGCAAACGCTGTTGGGAGAGATGAGCATCAAAGTCCAGGCATCAAAATGAATAATGATTTGCCAAGTGTTTTGTCACCTGAGGTTCTTCCAGAGACTGTAAGCACCACTTCCACCCCAGAGAGTGGAAAGCATGACAAACTGAACAATCAAGCCTCTGAAAGCATGGAAAAAATGCCACTTAGAAACAAAAGTAGTCCCATTGAGCTGTCTGTCAGTGGACCCTGTTCACCCATCAAAAAGTCCCCACCAAGCTCTGAAAATTTGATTTTGAGAAGCAGAAATAACACTGAAGAACCTTTAAGTAGCAAGTCAATCAGTCTGATAGAACGCCATTCAGAGAAGCAAGGACAGATGCCTTTAAGAAATAGCAGCTCTCTTAGTGAGCAGGCAGCTAACCGAGATTTCTGTACATCTTCCGAGACTGTTACACATATGCCTCTACGAAGCAGAACTGTTAACTCAATTAAACCGACTGTTACTAAAGATTCTCCTGTTAAAAGTTTCATCAGTGATCCACCTGGCAGTTCGCCCTCCAGTACTTCCTGTAGAAAAACCGAGGCCAATGGGCACATGCCCTTAAGAAGCAGTGCCAGTTTAATTCCAGAACAACCCCGTAACAATACATCTACTGTGATAGATGGATCAGAAAGCCCTGGACGCATGTCGTTGAGAAGAGGGAATGTAGCTAATACTGAAAATACCTGTGGCTCAACAACAACCCCTAGTAGAAGTAAACATTCTCTGAGACAACCAAGGGTTTCAGCATCCTCGAGTGGGGAAGCTGAAGAGAGCCCCTTGAGTTCAAAACTTAAAATCCAAAAGCAGAAGCATGTGGTGTCCCAAATAAGAGGCTCACTGAAATTGCCAGATGAATCCTTCCGTATAGCTAGTCTTCAGACAACCGAACCTGTTGTCTGCAGTCCCCCAAAATTTTTGGAGGCACTAAGGGGGGAAGAACACCAGCAGTTGATTTCAAACTTAAATTCAAAGTTTGATAAAATGCACAAAAGTTGGGTTCCAATGGACAAGGAGGGCCAGCCTGCACCAAAACCCAAAAGCAAGGCAGATAGGCTCAAAGAAATCTGGAAAAGCAAACGCAGAGTACGAAAGACAAGGCCATTGGAACAACAAAAGTTATCCCCTGTGCAAATGCTATTCATGAAGCCCTTTGACTTGTCCAGTATCTGCAGGTGGTTCCTGCAGTCAACTGAAACCAAATCGCTTGTAATCGTTAAGAAGGTCAACACCAGACTTCCTTCTGAAACACAGTTGTGCTTTCACTCTTCGGCAGCAGGAGCGGGTTCCTCTCATGGGATATTTCCGAGCCTCCAGGCCGAACGGTTGAAGAAGCACCTGAAAAAGTTTGCTATTGCATCACCGGTGAAGAACACCCCCAAGAATCAAAGGCTACTTGCTAAAGCTTTAGGTCAGGGTATTTCTGTGATGAGGAGCAAAGTAAAGCACGAACAGACAACTGCCACACGAATCTGTACAAAGGCACAGAGTCTTGCTGGAGTGACACCGGCACAGACTCCCGAGAGCCTGGCCTCGACCGCAGGCAGTGCGAAAAATCCAGCCAGTGCTAGAATTCTTCGGAAATATTCCAACATGCGTGAGAAGCTTCAGGTTCAGCAAAACAAGAAATGCAAAGAGAAAACTTTCAAAGGTGCTCGTTTAAAGGCATCAATAACTCCAAAGAAAGCCAACCAACAAAAACTGCCGACATGTAAAGGGTCAAAGTCTGTGGTTGTTCAGAGGATCTCATCTCTGACCAAGAAGGCAAAAACAAACTCTGCCCTCAAACAACGAGCTTTGAAAAGGAACCAGTGTCATAAAAACGGTGCTTCTCCAAAGAGGTCGCAGGCACTTACAAGAATGGAGAAACCCATCAGTGAAAATGCCTCAAAAAACACCTCGAGTAAAAAACAGACACTGATCAAAACTGGAACTGATAAAGCACAGCAAACAAAAGCAAGTCTGACTAAAGTTGACGCAAAGAAACCAGAGTTTCAGAAAGGCCCTAATAATTTAGAATCGCAATCTTTGGATGTGGACGTTAAACCTCTGATGTTGGAAGACCAAGTGTTAACTAGGTCACAAAGAAAGATGGAAGGCACCCCTTCACAGACTGCCTCTCCCAAATCCTCCACAAAGCGAGGTTTGGAATCACTGGTCACTCCCACAAAACGTACTCGGACCTCAAAACCATGA